The Saccharothrix variisporea genome has a segment encoding these proteins:
- the malQ gene encoding 4-alpha-glucanotransferase, producing the protein MDDDQLAALADAHGVATWYEDAEQKRADVDPDVVVAVLAQLGVDASTPEAIRAALTAPRPEPKTLVLHAGDHLDGPGTLTLEDGSTLTLPAVPPLGYHRLGDRTVIVAPRELPPVPKTWGWMLQLYAMRSDDSWGMGDFADLATIARRSAADLGAGVLLVNPVQAVSPTVPVERSPYSPSSRRFANPLYLRIADTDAYRQADDDTRRRVDALRPDNDTDLIDYDAVWTAKKAALELLWETVDHPAPDGELRDFARFCALAEKHGQDWRTWPEQDRDPATAHADPDRVAFHAWLQHLCEAQLAQAREAAEDMAVGIIHDLPVGVHPGGADTWAVRDAFAPDVRVGAPPDAFSQLGQDWNLPPWRPDRLAEQGYEPFRAVLRSVLRHGDGIRIDHVAGLWRLWWIPPGEPPQRGTYVRYDADAMLAVLTLEAHRAGAVVVGEDLGTVEPKVTEELHAHGMLSSAVLWFQRDYKQPGHPLKRPQSWTMKAMASISTHDLPTAAGFLRAEHVRVRAELGQFAGDVEREYRSAATERAQLEELLKRERIPADDLVTALHALLAKAPSLLLLTSPQDALGETRQPNLPGTVDQYPNWRIPLPVRVVELFTDARVRRIAEALRR; encoded by the coding sequence GTGGACGACGACCAGCTGGCGGCACTGGCCGACGCGCACGGCGTGGCGACGTGGTACGAGGACGCGGAGCAGAAGCGCGCCGACGTCGACCCCGATGTGGTGGTGGCGGTGCTCGCCCAACTGGGTGTGGACGCCTCCACCCCCGAGGCGATCCGCGCCGCCCTGACCGCACCCCGCCCCGAACCCAAGACCCTCGTCCTGCACGCCGGCGACCACCTGGACGGCCCCGGCACCCTCACCCTGGAGGACGGCAGCACCCTCACCCTCCCGGCGGTCCCTCCGCTGGGTTACCACCGCCTGGGCGACCGGACGGTCATCGTCGCACCCCGTGAGCTCCCGCCCGTGCCGAAGACGTGGGGCTGGATGCTCCAGCTGTACGCGATGCGCTCGGACGACTCGTGGGGCATGGGCGACTTCGCCGACCTGGCCACGATCGCCCGCCGCAGCGCCGCCGACCTGGGCGCGGGCGTGCTGCTGGTCAACCCGGTGCAGGCGGTCAGCCCGACCGTCCCGGTGGAACGGTCGCCGTACTCCCCGTCCAGCCGCCGCTTCGCCAACCCGCTCTACCTGCGCATCGCCGACACGGACGCCTACCGACAGGCCGACGACGACACCCGACGCCGCGTCGACGCCCTGCGCCCGGACAACGACACCGACCTGATCGACTACGACGCGGTGTGGACGGCGAAGAAGGCCGCCCTGGAGCTCCTCTGGGAGACCGTGGACCACCCCGCTCCGGACGGCGAACTGCGTGATTTCGCGCGGTTCTGCGCGTTGGCGGAGAAGCACGGACAGGACTGGCGGACCTGGCCCGAGCAGGACCGCGACCCCGCCACCGCGCACGCCGACCCCGACCGCGTCGCCTTCCACGCCTGGCTCCAGCACCTGTGCGAAGCCCAGCTCGCGCAAGCCCGCGAAGCCGCCGAGGACATGGCCGTCGGGATCATCCACGACCTCCCCGTGGGCGTGCACCCCGGCGGCGCGGACACGTGGGCCGTCCGGGACGCCTTCGCGCCCGACGTCCGGGTCGGCGCCCCGCCGGACGCGTTCAGCCAGCTCGGCCAGGACTGGAACCTCCCGCCCTGGCGGCCCGACCGGCTCGCCGAGCAGGGCTACGAGCCGTTCCGCGCCGTCCTGCGCAGCGTCCTCCGGCACGGGGACGGCATTCGGATCGACCACGTCGCCGGCCTGTGGCGGCTGTGGTGGATCCCGCCCGGCGAACCGCCCCAGCGCGGCACCTACGTGCGCTACGACGCCGACGCCATGCTCGCCGTCCTCACGCTCGAAGCGCACCGGGCCGGTGCCGTCGTCGTGGGGGAGGACCTGGGCACGGTCGAGCCCAAGGTCACCGAGGAGCTGCACGCGCACGGCATGCTCAGCTCCGCCGTCCTGTGGTTCCAGCGCGACTACAAGCAGCCCGGTCACCCGCTCAAGCGCCCGCAGAGCTGGACCATGAAGGCCATGGCGAGCATCTCCACCCACGACCTGCCCACGGCCGCCGGGTTCCTCCGGGCCGAACACGTTCGGGTGCGAGCCGAACTGGGGCAGTTTGCGGGAGACGTCGAACGGGAATACCGGTCTGCCGCCACCGAACGCGCGCAACTGGAAGAACTCCTCAAGCGGGAACGGATCCCTGCCGATGACCTGGTTACCGCGCTCCACGCCCTACTAGCGAAGGCCCCGTCCCTGCTGCTGCTCACATCGCCCCAGGACGCGCTCGGCGAGACCCGTCAGCCGAACCTCCCGGGCACCGTCGACCAGTACCCGAACTGGCGCATCCCGCTGCCGGTCCGGGTGGTCGAGCTGTTCACCGACGCGCGTGTGCGCCGGATCGCGGAGGCGTTGCGCCGATGA
- a CDS encoding TetR/AcrR family transcriptional regulator encodes MARKPSPERRSTPERIVDAAVRLFAAKGFDATTVQEVVEAASVTKGALYHYFGSKDDLLYEIYRALIERQMADLDRIVAAGEDATTTVRRIVVSLVETTAESVDETAVFVREMHKLGADRMASFRAERRRYHETFRAVVEKAQADGTFSSRVPADTAVLIALGVVNQLPTWYRPDGPKSPDRLATEIADFVLAGLRP; translated from the coding sequence GTGGCGCGGAAGCCGTCGCCGGAGCGGAGATCGACGCCGGAGCGGATCGTCGACGCGGCGGTCCGCCTGTTCGCCGCGAAGGGGTTCGACGCGACCACCGTGCAGGAGGTGGTCGAGGCGGCGTCGGTGACCAAGGGTGCGCTCTACCACTACTTCGGGTCCAAGGACGACCTGCTGTACGAGATCTACCGGGCGCTGATCGAGCGGCAGATGGCGGACCTGGACCGGATCGTGGCCGCCGGCGAGGACGCGACGACGACCGTGCGGCGGATCGTCGTGAGCCTGGTGGAGACGACGGCGGAGAGCGTCGACGAGACCGCGGTGTTCGTGCGCGAGATGCACAAGCTGGGCGCCGACCGGATGGCGTCCTTCCGCGCCGAACGCCGCCGCTACCACGAGACCTTCCGCGCGGTGGTGGAGAAGGCCCAGGCGGACGGTACCTTCAGCTCCCGCGTGCCGGCCGACACCGCCGTGCTCATCGCGCTGGGCGTGGTGAACCAGCTGCCCACCTGGTACCGCCCGGACGGCCCGAAGTCCCCGGACCGCCTGGCGACCGAGATCGCGGACTTCGTCCTGGCCGGCCTGCGCCCCTGA
- a CDS encoding M23 family metallopeptidase translates to MFSTRPSATGKRGAHRAEDDRKPVTGKVAAVVALGALASVGAAGGGSAITPLAASTDLAAAIAVSGAPEAPVIETRHEIQPGLETAKLMRSEGLMARQHVTQAIQHASAGYTARQAELKRQQEAAAAEAARVAAQKAAEEAARRPKVAKPAEGAFTSGFGARWGTTHYGVDIANSIGTPILSAMDGVVIEAGPASGFGLWVRVQHGDGTVTIYGHVNEILVSEGQQVAAGQQIATMGNRGQSTGPHLHFEVWLNGSQKIDPVGWLGERGINL, encoded by the coding sequence GTGTTCAGCACGCGCCCGAGCGCCACCGGCAAGCGTGGTGCGCACCGCGCGGAGGATGACAGAAAGCCCGTCACCGGCAAGGTCGCGGCCGTCGTGGCGCTCGGCGCCCTGGCCAGTGTCGGCGCCGCGGGCGGTGGCAGCGCGATCACGCCGCTGGCCGCCAGCACGGACCTCGCCGCCGCGATCGCGGTGTCCGGTGCTCCCGAGGCGCCGGTCATCGAGACCCGGCACGAGATCCAGCCCGGCCTGGAGACCGCCAAGCTGATGCGGTCCGAGGGCCTGATGGCCCGTCAGCACGTCACCCAGGCGATCCAGCACGCGTCGGCCGGCTACACCGCCCGCCAGGCGGAGCTCAAGCGCCAGCAGGAGGCCGCCGCGGCCGAGGCGGCCCGCGTGGCCGCCCAGAAGGCCGCCGAGGAGGCCGCTCGCCGGCCCAAGGTCGCCAAGCCCGCCGAGGGTGCGTTCACCTCCGGCTTCGGCGCCCGCTGGGGCACCACCCACTACGGCGTGGACATCGCCAACTCCATCGGCACGCCCATCCTGTCCGCGATGGACGGCGTGGTCATCGAGGCCGGTCCGGCCAGCGGCTTCGGGCTGTGGGTCCGGGTCCAGCACGGCGACGGCACGGTCACCATCTACGGCCACGTCAACGAGATCCTGGTCAGCGAGGGTCAGCAGGTCGCCGCCGGCCAGCAGATCGCGACCATGGGCAACCGCGGCCAGTCCACCGGACCGCACCTGCACTTCGAGGTGTGGCTGAACGGCTCGCAGAAGATCGACCCCGTCGGCTGGCTGGGCGAGCGCGGGATCAACCTCTGA
- a CDS encoding LLM class F420-dependent oxidoreductase, with amino-acid sequence MGRWGITLPLVGVPVLDHRELVAELGDLGYTDIWSAETAGTDAFTPLALAAQWSDLRLGTAIAPVYTRGPATLAMTAATLAEVSSHRFVLGIGSSSPAIVQRWNAADFTEPFKRTRDTLRFLKAALAGEKVSEQYDTFAVRGFRLERVPEQRVPIMLAALRPNMLRLAGREADGAITNWLGADDVPKVRAELGDKELAARIFVCPTENAEAARGLGRMLISTYLTVPAYAAFHDWLGRGELLRPMHEAWQAGDRRKAAEVIPDEVVDDLVVHGSVEHCRARVAKYAANGVDTPIIAVLPTGEDQLELVRALAPGA; translated from the coding sequence GTGGGCCGTTGGGGAATCACGCTGCCGCTGGTCGGCGTCCCGGTGCTCGACCACCGGGAGCTCGTGGCCGAGCTCGGCGACCTCGGCTACACCGACATCTGGTCGGCCGAGACCGCGGGCACCGACGCGTTCACGCCGCTCGCCCTGGCCGCGCAGTGGTCGGACCTGCGGCTGGGCACGGCGATCGCCCCCGTCTACACGCGGGGACCCGCGACGCTCGCCATGACGGCGGCGACCCTGGCCGAGGTGTCGAGCCACCGGTTCGTGCTGGGCATCGGGTCGTCGTCGCCGGCGATCGTGCAGCGGTGGAACGCGGCCGACTTCACCGAGCCGTTCAAGCGGACGCGGGACACCCTGCGCTTCCTCAAGGCGGCGCTCGCGGGCGAGAAGGTCAGCGAGCAGTACGACACGTTCGCCGTGCGCGGGTTCCGGCTGGAGCGCGTGCCGGAGCAGCGGGTGCCGATCATGCTCGCCGCCCTGCGCCCGAACATGCTGCGCCTGGCCGGCCGTGAAGCCGATGGCGCCATCACCAACTGGCTCGGCGCGGACGACGTGCCCAAGGTGCGCGCCGAACTCGGCGACAAGGAGCTCGCCGCACGCATCTTCGTGTGCCCGACCGAGAACGCCGAGGCCGCGCGTGGCCTGGGCCGGATGCTCATCAGCACGTACCTGACCGTTCCGGCGTACGCGGCGTTCCACGACTGGCTCGGACGCGGTGAGCTGCTGCGGCCGATGCACGAGGCGTGGCAGGCGGGCGACCGGCGCAAGGCGGCCGAGGTGATCCCGGACGAGGTGGTGGACGACCTGGTCGTGCACGGCAGCGTCGAGCACTGCCGGGCGCGGGTCGCCAAGTACGCGGCCAACGGCGTCGACACGCCGATCATCGCCGTGCTGCCGACGGGCGAGGACCAGCTGGAGCTGGTGCGCGCCCTGGCACCGGGAGCCTGA
- a CDS encoding LacI family DNA-binding transcriptional regulator — MSDVARAAGVSAATVSRALRGEPGVSEATRRYVTEVAKRMRYAIARDASSLAGGRKYAVAVLTADVGRGDLLAGAEGALRAAGYDVLLYVLRDAAAREKFFEELPPLGRRVDGVLALSVTLTDDEVDAIGSLDLPLVAVRDDDLREALRLAAGHVLELGHRDVALVLPEDVDESYDELLVAEGLSVRPEWTLWSSSTVAGGEQVVDVLLDGDRLPTAVVCGSGQVALGVFLRLRRDGRDVPGDVSIVSLDGPDLVSAVGITAVEGAWRERGEHAVGQLLAGLRGETDDRTPPSVHLVVRESTARVNPGEPSATIG, encoded by the coding sequence ATGTCCGACGTCGCGCGGGCCGCCGGGGTGTCCGCGGCGACGGTGTCGCGGGCGTTGCGGGGCGAGCCGGGGGTGTCCGAGGCGACCCGCCGCTACGTCACCGAGGTGGCCAAGCGGATGCGGTACGCGATCGCGCGGGACGCCTCCAGCTTGGCCGGCGGGCGCAAGTACGCGGTCGCCGTGCTGACCGCCGACGTCGGGCGCGGGGACCTGCTGGCCGGGGCGGAAGGCGCGTTGCGGGCCGCCGGGTACGACGTCCTGCTCTACGTGCTGCGCGACGCGGCGGCGCGGGAGAAGTTCTTCGAGGAGTTGCCGCCGCTGGGGCGTCGCGTGGACGGCGTGCTCGCGTTGTCCGTCACGCTGACGGATGACGAAGTCGACGCGATCGGGTCGCTGGACCTGCCGTTGGTCGCGGTGCGTGACGACGACCTGCGCGAGGCGTTGCGGCTGGCCGCCGGGCACGTGCTCGAGCTGGGGCACCGGGACGTCGCGCTGGTGCTGCCCGAGGACGTGGACGAGTCGTATGACGAATTGCTGGTGGCGGAGGGGCTGAGCGTGCGTCCGGAGTGGACGTTGTGGTCGTCGTCCACGGTCGCGGGCGGCGAGCAGGTCGTGGACGTGCTGCTGGACGGCGACCGCCTGCCGACCGCCGTCGTGTGCGGGAGCGGGCAGGTCGCGCTGGGTGTGTTCCTGCGGCTGCGCCGCGACGGTCGGGACGTGCCCGGTGACGTGTCGATCGTCAGCCTCGACGGCCCGGACCTCGTCAGCGCGGTCGGCATCACCGCGGTCGAGGGCGCGTGGCGGGAACGCGGCGAGCACGCCGTCGGGCAACTGCTCGCGGGGCTGCGCGGCGAGACCGACGACCGGACGCCACCGTCGGTGCACCTGGTCGTCCGGGAGTCGACCGCACGCGTGAACCCCGGTGAACCGTCTGCAACCATCGGGTGA
- a CDS encoding peroxiredoxin, whose translation MKPGDIAPDFTLPDQDGTPTSLSDLLTAGPVVLFFYPAAMTAGCTAESCHFRDLAAEFAEVGAQRVGISRDTVAKQKEFADRHTFDYPLLSDVSGEVAEQFGVKRRFGPLPVKRHTFVIDTDRTVLDVIKSEFAMNAHADKALTTLRARVKD comes from the coding sequence ATGAAACCCGGCGACATCGCCCCCGACTTCACCCTGCCCGACCAGGACGGCACCCCGACCAGCCTGAGCGACCTGCTCACCGCGGGCCCGGTCGTGCTGTTCTTCTACCCGGCCGCGATGACCGCCGGCTGCACGGCCGAGAGCTGCCACTTCCGCGACCTGGCGGCGGAGTTCGCCGAGGTGGGCGCCCAGCGGGTCGGGATCAGCCGCGACACGGTCGCCAAGCAGAAGGAATTCGCCGACCGCCACACCTTCGACTACCCGCTGCTGTCGGACGTCTCGGGCGAGGTGGCCGAACAGTTCGGCGTGAAGCGCCGCTTCGGCCCACTGCCGGTCAAGCGCCACACGTTCGTCATCGACACCGACCGCACGGTGCTGGACGTCATCAAGTCGGAATTCGCCATGAACGCCCACGCCGACAAGGCCCTGACCACGCTGCGCGCACGCGTCAAGGACTGA